A window of the Xiashengella succiniciproducens genome harbors these coding sequences:
- a CDS encoding valine--tRNA ligase, protein MEIASKYDPSQCEEKWYSYWMEKGFFKSKPDDREPYTIVIPPPNVTGVLHMGHMLNNTIQDILIRRARMLGKNACWVPGTDHASIATEAKVVNKLREQGIAKTSLTRDEFLKHAWEWTDKHGGIILEQLKKLGASCDWDRTCFTMDETRSKAVIEAFVDLYRKGYIYRGVRMVNWDPKALTAVSDEEVNYKELDSKLYYIRYKVDGTADEYVTIATTRPETILGDTAVCVNPADERFKHLVGKRVLVPLINRSIPVIADEYVDMEFGTGCLKITPSHDVNDYEIGLRHNLESINILNDDGTLSEAAQIYVGRDRFEVRDEIEGALKEAGNLVKVENYKNKVGFSERTDVVIEPRLSTQWFLRMGELAKPALDAVLNDEVRFHPAKFKNLYRHWMENVKDWCISRQLWWGHRIPVYYLADGSFVVAATEEEALALAKEKTGNQALTMADLRQDEDVLDTWASSWLWPISVFDGFGPDKKDIDYYYPTSDLVTAPDIIFFWVARMIMAGYYFKGKKPFSNVYYTGTVRDKIGRKMSKSLGNSPDPLDLIAIYGADGVRVGMLLCSPAGGDLRFDESLPEQGRNFANKIWNAFRLVKGWQVSETAEQPESARLAIEWFDNRLQKELAAIDDMFSKYRVSDALMAVYNLFWDEFSSWYLELVKPAFGQPADAKTYEATISFFDQMMRLIHPFMPFITEEIWQQLSPRKDGESIMVSMMPEIHGYDEALLQDFELVKEAVQNIRTVRKNHNIAMKEAIELKVMAGEDGYVERFNAVVSKLTNLSSVTAVTEKPGSAAGFMVKSSEFFVPLASTIDPQEELAKLKAELQYAEGFLASVMKKLGNERFVASAPANVVALEQQKKADAEAKIAVLKDRIAELQ, encoded by the coding sequence ATGGAGATAGCAAGTAAGTATGATCCTTCGCAATGCGAAGAGAAATGGTATTCCTATTGGATGGAAAAGGGCTTCTTCAAATCGAAGCCGGATGACCGTGAACCTTATACTATAGTCATCCCCCCGCCAAATGTGACAGGTGTGTTGCATATGGGGCACATGCTCAACAACACTATACAGGACATCCTGATCAGACGTGCCAGGATGCTTGGAAAGAATGCCTGTTGGGTACCGGGTACCGACCATGCTTCAATTGCTACGGAGGCTAAGGTGGTTAACAAACTGCGTGAGCAGGGCATTGCAAAGACTTCCCTTACACGTGACGAGTTCCTGAAACATGCCTGGGAGTGGACAGACAAGCATGGAGGTATCATCCTTGAGCAGCTTAAGAAGCTTGGTGCTTCATGTGATTGGGATCGTACCTGCTTCACAATGGATGAGACAAGGAGCAAGGCTGTTATTGAAGCCTTTGTTGACCTGTACCGCAAGGGATATATTTACAGGGGTGTGAGGATGGTCAACTGGGACCCCAAGGCCCTTACTGCTGTAAGTGATGAAGAGGTTAACTACAAGGAGCTTGATTCAAAGCTTTACTATATAAGATACAAGGTCGACGGAACTGCTGACGAATATGTGACGATTGCAACAACCCGTCCTGAGACTATACTTGGTGATACTGCAGTATGCGTTAATCCGGCTGATGAGCGTTTCAAGCATCTTGTTGGCAAGCGTGTGCTTGTTCCTCTTATCAACCGTTCAATCCCTGTTATTGCAGATGAATACGTTGATATGGAGTTTGGTACCGGCTGCCTTAAAATCACACCGTCGCACGACGTCAATGACTATGAGATAGGCCTGCGTCACAACCTTGAGAGTATCAACATCCTTAATGATGACGGTACCTTAAGTGAGGCTGCCCAGATCTATGTAGGCCGTGATCGCTTTGAGGTTCGTGATGAGATAGAAGGAGCCCTCAAAGAAGCAGGCAACCTTGTAAAGGTTGAGAACTACAAGAACAAGGTAGGTTTTTCAGAACGTACGGATGTGGTTATCGAGCCCCGTCTGAGCACCCAGTGGTTCCTCCGTATGGGCGAACTTGCAAAGCCTGCTCTTGATGCAGTACTGAATGATGAGGTACGTTTTCACCCGGCCAAGTTCAAGAACCTCTACCGTCACTGGATGGAGAATGTCAAGGACTGGTGTATCTCGCGTCAGCTTTGGTGGGGACACCGTATTCCGGTTTACTACCTGGCCGACGGTTCCTTTGTTGTCGCTGCCACCGAAGAGGAAGCTCTTGCTTTGGCTAAGGAAAAGACAGGCAATCAGGCACTGACAATGGCTGATCTGCGTCAGGATGAAGACGTGCTTGATACATGGGCATCTTCATGGTTATGGCCTATTTCAGTATTTGACGGCTTTGGCCCTGATAAAAAGGATATAGATTATTATTATCCTACATCTGACCTGGTTACTGCCCCTGATATCATATTTTTCTGGGTGGCACGTATGATTATGGCCGGGTATTATTTCAAAGGCAAGAAGCCTTTCAGTAATGTTTACTATACCGGAACGGTTCGTGACAAGATCGGACGCAAGATGTCTAAATCATTGGGCAACAGTCCCGACCCGCTTGACCTGATAGCAATTTACGGTGCTGATGGTGTTAGGGTAGGTATGTTGCTGTGTTCACCTGCCGGTGGTGACCTTCGTTTTGACGAGAGCTTGCCAGAACAGGGAAGGAACTTTGCAAACAAGATATGGAATGCCTTCAGGCTGGTCAAGGGATGGCAGGTAAGCGAAACTGCAGAGCAGCCCGAAAGTGCACGCCTGGCTATTGAGTGGTTTGACAACAGACTGCAGAAAGAACTTGCAGCAATTGACGATATGTTCTCCAAGTATAGAGTGTCAGATGCCTTGATGGCAGTTTACAACCTCTTCTGGGATGAATTCTCAAGCTGGTATCTTGAGCTTGTTAAACCTGCTTTCGGACAACCTGCTGATGCGAAGACCTATGAGGCTACGATCTCATTCTTCGACCAGATGATGAGGCTAATCCATCCCTTTATGCCCTTTATCACAGAGGAGATATGGCAGCAGCTAAGCCCACGCAAGGATGGTGAAAGCATTATGGTAAGCATGATGCCTGAAATCCATGGATACGATGAAGCTCTGCTCCAGGATTTCGAGTTGGTTAAGGAGGCTGTCCAAAATATCAGAACAGTAAGGAAGAACCACAATATCGCAATGAAGGAAGCCATCGAACTAAAGGTAATGGCCGGTGAGGATGGTTATGTGGAACGCTTCAATGCTGTTGTAAGCAAACTAACAAACCTGTCATCGGTGACTGCTGTCACCGAAAAGCCCGGATCTGCTGCAGGCTTTATGGTCAAGTCATCCGAGTTTTTCGTTCCTCTTGCATCTACTATTGATCCACAGGAAGAACTTGCAAAGCTGAAGGCCGAACTGCAGTACGCTGAAGGTTTCCTTGCCAGTGTTATGAAGAAGCTCGGTAATGAACGTTTTGTTGCAAGTGCTCCTGCGAATGTGGTAGCTTTGGAACAACAGAAAAAGGCTGATGCCGAAGCCAAGATCGCAGTGCTTAAGGATAGAATTGCAGAGTTGCAATAA